The genomic DNA GATGCGCTTTTTCTTATCTTTTTTATAGTCTTTTTGTTAAGTTAGTCACAACCCCCAAGTTCTACGGAGAAGACTATGAAGTGCCACCGTTTAAACGAATTAATCGAACTGCTGCAACCAGAGTGGCAGAAAGAGCCTGATCTTAACTTAATTGAGTTCCTTGTTAAGCTTGCCCAAGAAGCAGGTTATGAAGGCAAATTAGAAGACCTAACGGATGACGTGCTGATTTATCACCTAAAAATGCGTAACAGTGATAAAACAGAAGAGATTCCAGGGCTAGCAAAAGACAAAGAAGATGATTTCAAAACCGCACTACTTCGCGCTCGCGGAATTATCGACTAAATAAATTAGAGGTCAACAAACCTTATTGTTGACCTCTCCCAACCCCCACCTAGTCACTCTACAACTGACAAATCCCATCGTAGCAAGCAACTGACCAGCCAAGCAGGTTTTAACCCCTGATAACTGCGCGGCAATTTTGATTGTAAAGTAACGGCTTCTCAACAATATTCGCCTTACCCTTAGGTGTTTTTCCGGCGCTATTTCTGATCACTTACTTACTGTGATTAGCATAACAAACCGCGTTCATATACTCCGCTATACTGCGCCCAAGGTTTAGGTCGGAAGTATTCAATGAGCAAGGATCGCATCGACGTTAAAGACGTCACCCCCAAACAATTTAACCCTAAAGCCCATAAAAGCCAGGGAGACAGGTTTAACCCAAGCAATCGCATTTATGTGAGAGCAAGTAAGGGTGTCTTTCAAAAACTGCGCCGTTACGGTGCTTGGTTTTTATTGCTGCTTTTTGCGGTTATCCCATGGATACCCTATGGTGAGCGCCAAGCTATTTTGCTGGATATTGGTCAACAGCAATTCAACTTCTTCGGCACAACTCTATACCCGCAAGATCTCACCCTATTAGCCCTGCTGTTTATGATTGCCGCCTTTGGGCTCTTTTTTATCACCACCTTTTTAGGCAGAGTGTGGTGTGGGTATTTGTGTCCGCAAACAGTGTGGACCTTTATGTATATCTGGTTTGAAGAAAAACTAGAAGGGGCCGCCAACAAACGTAAAAAGCAAGATTCTCAACCGCTCACCGCTTCAATTATGGCGCGCAAAACTGCCAAGCATGCCGCTTGGTTTGGCATCGCCTTGCTAACTGGGCTCACTTTTGTCGCTTACTTTGTGCCAAGCAATGAACTTTGGTATGACTTCTTCACTTTACACGCCTCATTTTGGAGTTACTTTTGGGTGTTATTCTTTGCGGTGTGTACTTATGCCAATGCAGGATGGATGCGTTCCATTGTCTGTATTCACATGTGTCCTTATGCTCGCTTTCAATCGGCCATGTTTGATAAAGATACCTTTATTGTCGGATACGATAAAAAGCGCGGTGAGAACCGAGGCCCACGTACACGTAAGGCCGATCCTAACGATCTCGGCCTTGGTGACTGTATCGATTGCAACCTATGCGTACAGGTTTGTCCAACAGGCATTGATATCCGAGATGGTCTGCAATACGAATGCATCAACTGTGGCGCTTGCATTGATGCTTGCGATGCCACCATGCAACGAATGAATTACGCTAAGGGGCTAATTAGCTATACCACCGAACACAAGTTAGAAGGCACACACACCAAGATAATGAGGCCTAAGTTGATGGGTTATGGCGTGGTAATGATCCTCATGCTTGGCTTCTTCTTTATACAGGTTGCGTCTGTAGATCCGGCGGGGTTAACGGTTATTCGCGACCGCGCACAATTATCTCGCACCAACAGTACAGGCCAAATTGAAAATACTTACACCCTAAAAGTCATCAATAAAACCCAACAGTTCCAACGTTACGATCTGAATGTCTCGGGGCTCAGTGATGTGACTTGGTATGGTCGTCAAAGCATTGATGTAGCACCTGGCGAAGTGTTTAATTTACCTATCAGTCTCGGGATGAATCCACAGCAGTTAACCTCTCCTGTTACCACCATTTTGTTTAAGTTAGATGATCAACAAGGCTTTACTATCGAAATTGAAAGTCGCTTTATCAAACAGCTTTAACAAGAATTAATATATTCAGAGGGTTATACTGCGTGATAACCCTCTTTTTTCGCCACTGGCAATTCAACTATGAACGCTTTATTCAACTTTGACTCACTTACCCCAGATTTTATGTGGTACGCATTAGCCAGTATCGGCGTACGCGCAGAGTCTGGTTTTTTGGCTCTTAACAGCTACGAAAACCGAGTCTACCAATTCGTCGATGAAGAAAAACAACGTTATGTGGTGAAATTCTATCGACCACAACGTTGGAACGAACACCAAATACAAGAGGAACATGATTTCACGCTAGCCTTATTGGATCATGAAATTCCCATTGCCCCACCAGTTATTATCAATGGTAAGACACTACATCAACATGAAGGGTATTTATTTACCCTATTTGAAAGTGTCGGCGGTAGGCAGTTTGAAGTGGATAACTATGACCAACTAGAAATGGTTGGACGATTTTTAGGGCGTATTCATAAAGTCAGTGAAGGGCTACCTGCGTTTCAACACAGACCAACAATGGGGCTTGAAGAGTATCTTTATCAATCTCAAGAGATCCTCAAACAAAGTCAGTTTATTCCGTCGTATATTCAAAGTGCATTTTTCCAAGATATGCAGTCTTTGATTAATGCTATTGAGCAACAGTGGCAAACCGATTACACACCAATCCGCTTACACGGTGATTGTCACCCCGGCAATATATTGTGGCGTGATGGCCCTATGTTTGTGGACTTAGATGACGCCAGAAATGGACCCGCTGTACAAGATTTATGGATGCTATTGAACGGAGATCGCCAAGAAAAACTGATGCAATTGGATATCGTATTGGAAGGTTATCAAGAATTTTGCGATTTTGATGTCAATCAATTGAAACTGATCGAGCCTTTGCGCGGTCTACGTTTAATACACTATATGTCTTGGCTCGCAAAAAGATGGCAAGATCCCGCTTTCCCAGTGGCATTTCCATGGTTTAATGATGCAAAATACTGGGAAGGTCAGGTTTTAGCATTAAAGGAACAACTGTCTGCGCTTCAGGAGCCAGCATTGTCTCTAACCCCTAACTGGTAAAAACCAGAACAAATTTATTGAAGGAGTACTCAAATGAAAAAGTTGATTGCCTTAGTGGCAACCATATTTCTAAGCTTGTCGGTTCACGCAGCTCAGTTTAAAGAAGGTCAAAACTATAAGGTGCTTGATCTCCCTGCGACATCAATACCAACTGTAAATGAGTTTTTCTCATTTTACTGCCCACACTGTCATGAATTTGAGCCTATTATCAACAGCATAAAAAGCGCTCTGCCTGCCAATGCTAAATTTATGAAGTCACATGTTTCTTTCATGGGAGGCAAAATGGGTCCTTCAATGAGCAAAGCATACGCCACTATGGTTGCTTTGGAAGTGGAAGATCAAATGATTCCCGTCATGTTTAAACAAATTCATGATCTAAAAGCGCCACCTCGCAACGAACAACAGATTCGCCAACTCTTTGTCGACCATGGTATTGAGGGTAAAAAATTCGATGCCGCTTTCAATGGATTTGCAGTGGATTCAATGGCTCGTCGCTTTGATAAGCAATTTCAAGAGCACGGACTAACGGGTGTACCGTCTTTGGTCGTAAACAATAAATACTTAGTCGACATGGGATCGGTTAAAACCAACAAACAGCTAAGCCAGTTAGTGAATTACCTACTCACTCTTAAATAAACCTTAAAGGGGAGCGCGGCTCCCCTTTTTGTTTGCCATCACCCCACTCCAAATAAACCTGATAATCTGTTTAAATTGCCACTTGCTGATGAAGCGCTAACAACAGGCGGTCCATAGAGCGATAACCTAATGCCTCACTTAAATGCGACCTTTGTATTTGCTCCGATTGCCCCAAATCAGCAATGGTACGCGCCACTCTAATGATTCGGTGATACGCCCGAATCGACAAACCTAAGCGGTTAATCGCAAACTCTAAAAACTCTGCATCGTCTTGGCTTAGTGAGCAATAACGCGCAATCTCTTGATTGGATAACAGTGCGTTCACTTTTCCCGAACGCTGTAGCATAATTTTTCTCGCCCCCAAAACTCGCTTACGGTAGACCTGTGTACTTTCCCCTCTATCGCCACCCGCACTTAATGACCCCAACGGCAGTAACGGAATTTCAACTGACATATCAAAGCGGTCTAAAAATGGACCAGAGATGCGACTCAGGTATTTCAAAATAGATTGAGGGGACTGATGACACTGACTGCCTTGATACTGCCCAGACGGACTGGGGTTCAAAGCGGCAATTAACTGAAACTGAGCAGGAAAACACGTTTTACCCGATGCCCTTGATATGGCGACCTTACCCGCCTCTAAAGGCTCACGCAGTGCATCGAGCACGCGACGCTCAAACTCTGGGAGCTCATCTAAAAAAAGGATGCCATTGTGCGCCAAGGAGATCTCTCCCGGCTTAGGAAACGAGCCGCCTCCCACCAATGCCACCATAGAACTCGAATGATGCGGAGCACGAAAAGGGCGCTTGCGCCAAGTGGTACTATCTAAATCCTGTTCAACCAACGAGGCCACCGCCGCCACTTCTAACGCCTGTTGCTTGCTCATTGGCGGAATAAGATCTGGCAACCGTGCCGCCAGCATGGTTTTACCTGTACCGGGCGGGCCAAGAAACAGCAAATTGTGTTGTCCGGCGGCTGCAATTTCTAAGGCGCGCTTTCCCTGTTGCTGGCCAATAATATCTTGCATGTCGTGATTGGGATTAAACTCAATCTCAGCGCGCACTTCAGCCCCTGCCCCTTGTAGTTGTAACTGTTGTTGCGAGGCCAAAAAAGCCGCCACGTCTAATAAGCGTTCTGCTGATAGATTGCTACTTTCATCGACTAAACGTACCTGTGGCGCATTTTGAGTTGGCGTTAGTAAAATCCGCTGTGCTTGCTGACTGGCCATAGCCGCAGAAATCACCCCTCGTACAGGGCGCAACTCTCCAGATAAAGCCAATTCACCGAGCAATTCCGTCTGTTCAAGTTTGTCCATAGGTATCTGTTCACTGGCCACTAAAATGCCAATAGCAATAGGCAAGTCAAAACGGCCGCCCTCTTTTGGCAGATCTGCAGGGACGACATTGCTTTACTTACAATATAGAATACAGGTAACTAAGGGGTTTTAATGATTTACGCATATTGCAGGGTATCAAGTGGTAAACAGCTCGAAGGTTTGAGTATGAGTTTACAGGATGATGAAAAGCTACTAAGTGAATTGGCACACAGGTACAACACTACAGTATCGAAACGAATATATCGTGATAGTGGTAAATCTGCATACAAAGGTGATCATCTAAAGGGTGAATTGGGTGTAATGCTTAATGATATCGACACGGGAGTAATAAAGAGTGGCGACATCATTGTCATGCGTCATTTAGATAGACTATCAAGACTAGATTTCGAGCAGAGTATGGCGTTATTCAATGGGATATTGAGCAATGGTATAGACATCTATACGACGATGGACAGCAGGTTGTATAGCAGTAGATTGGGTAATACAGAAAAGGCTATGTACAACGCATTGGCGGGATTTGCCTTTTCAACTGCTAATGAAGAATCACTCCGTAAAGGCTACTACGTTAACAAGAATGCTTTGGCGCAAATAGATAGATTCCAACGTGGCGAACGCAGTAGTAGTGGGCATTCAATCAATATTGGGGTTGGTCATCATCCATTTTGGCATTCTACAGACGGCAGTAAAAATAGTGCAGTTAAATTTAATGAGCACTATGAAACAGCAAAACAATTGGTTCAATATGCTTTGCAAGGTAATGGTATTGCACGTTGCGTAGATTTCTTACATGAACATGGGTTGGCGTACACAAAGCAAGGGGTGAGTAACATACTATCATCACATTCTTTGTACGGTGTATTGCATATCAACATAGCAGGTACACAGCATGTATTGAATGACTATTACATGCCAGTATGTACACGTGATGAGTTTAATCGACTTCAATTCAACAAAAAATCAAGAACAGTATCGAATGGCAATCGTAAAGAGTATTCGTTATTGAGTGGCAGGCAGATGTTGAAGTGTGAGTGTGGTCAGTCGATGAATGTGCATCACAGTAAAAATGGTTCACGGTATTACACTTGTTCGACCCAGAAACACGGGTTGATTAATAGCTATGTACTAGATCATTTGGTATTGGATGCACTAAAGCACAAAGTATTCACTAAGAAAGATGATTCAAAATTAATTGCTTTACAGTATGAAATTGAATGTACACAAAAACAGTACGAGGCAAAGCAACAAACGGCTATTGAGTTCAGTGATTTTCTAGATGCTAATGCGATGGCAACGTTAAAGAATGAGTTGAGTGTATTGAAGAATAAAATCATCGAACTAAATGAGTCGATAGATTCGTTAGCGATAACAGATGAATTGCCACGTGATTTCGTATCAATGATTGGTGAATACGAATCATGGCAAAGTAAAGTGATTGAAATCATAAACGGTGATTCAGATGTGAAATACGAATATGGCAATCACATTAAGAGATTGGTACGTACTATCACATTTAGTAAAGATGGTTTGGTCAAAATCGAGTACAAAGATGATTCACTAGATTATTACTATTTCCCAATCAATTCCCGAAAGCAAACAGGTGAGTTTTATGCAATTAAATTGGTTGTAACTAATGATATCGATATATTGAATGATGATTTACTAAAAGGGTTGGTATTCACACTAGATGACATTAAGAACAAGAAATACGTTCGGCATATTGATCAATGCAAGACAGGGTTGAAGCTATACAGCAAGCGCACAGAGAGCGCGAGTGACAGGTTTGCTAATGACATCATTGACTATCTTAAAGTACATGGCGAGTTGCTATACAAACGTAGTGAGGTACTAAAGTGCGGGATATCAATATCACGTTGGGACAAAAATAAGCACACCGGTTTGACCAAATACGGCATTGTTGTTCATGAAGGTAAACCGATTAGATTAACACTAAAGGGATAGTAAGGAATAACCGATGGGTTTCATGATATCCATCGGTATAAACGATTGAAATAATCTTGATTTTTAGTCATTTCTCATTGTTGAAATTATAAATAAATGCATGAGGCTAGATTTAGCGGTCGAAAAGCTTACTTGTCATTTGCCTGCCTCATTTCATTTCGACTATTTGAGCAATGACAATGGCTTCTATTCAATATTTCATTCCGATATTCAATTCAGCTCATGTATTGCTCCTAAAATCTATTTTATGGAGAATCAACATGCAACAAAACTACAAAATCACACTATACGAAAACCCATTCGACACTACCCCTATACGGGTGATCACACTACATGAGTTAGTTAATACACTAAAACACGACTTAGAGTTAAAACGTCGCATCGATGCATACAGAGAAGCTCCTGCATCAGTTCCAGGGTTTCGCATCAATCCGAAAAAGGATCTCAAATCTAATTTGCCCGCATTCTCAGTGGGTGAGTTCACACAACGGCGTAATGATTGCTTAGTCGGTGATGCGGGTGCAGTAATGATCTTCGACTACGACGGTATAAAAGACGTTGCTAACTCTCGTAAGTTATTACACACAGCATCTAATCTAATCGAATCTCTTACATTGGGCTTTGTATCTCCCAGTGGCGGGTTAAAACTAATATGCAAGACATCATTACGAACACGGTGTAATGACACATACAATGAGTGTTATGCATTGCTTAGAGAGCATATAGAAGAACAATTAGATATCGAGTTAGATTCATGCACATGTGATATTAGTAGAATGTGCTATTTGAGCTTTGATGACGAGTTGTACTTTAACAGCGCGGCAGATGAGTACGTATTCGATGACGAATTTATTACACGGTTGAAGTACAAGAGAATGGCACAGATACAGCTATATGCTAAAGCGTGGGAAAAACATGAGACAGAGGTGATTGATGCCAATAAACAACTACGGTTGATTGAGAAAGCAATAAAGCACTATCGTGAATACAACAGTGATGGCAACAGACACAAGATGCTCTATACGTTAGCTCAACATCTATTGAGTTATATGGTTACACGCAATCAGCTAATCACAATTATCAAATCGCTTAAGTTTACAGAGAAAGTATCTATTGAATCATTTGTTGATGATCAAATTAAGACTTTCAGAGCAACAGGTAAGCCATTTGACGGCATTTACGAGCAGGTGTTGATATGAAAACGATAAATCTAAAGTTGAATGACGGCGAGTATCTAGGTTCACTAAGTGATGACATATTTCACAAAACACGATTAGAACAGGCGGGTTGCCATTTAGTGAGTGCAGGTACGGGATATGGCAAATCAACTTTAATGCTTTCACGCGCTAATGACTCAAGTGATATCGTTATATTCAGCATGATTTCAATAAAAGAACAACAACAATCGATTGCAGAAGCTAACAATTGGCACGAGTGCAATATCATGCAATTAGAGCATTTCGTATCAACTCCGATTTCTAATATTAGGCAGATATTGGGTAAGAATGGAGTGTTACACATTGATGAGATACAGAATATCTATGAGGCAAGCTATCGCAGTGAAACGTTCATTAAGCTATTAGTGCTAATCAATGAGTTACGTACTACACACACGGTAATGTGCTATAGCGGTTCGTACATGCATCAATTTAACCCTATTGTGTTTGATAGTGAGATGATTTGTACATTCAAGAATAAGCGTGAGTTGAAATCGTATTCAGTAATACATCCCGATTCAGATATCGTTACGAGTGCTAACAGTGAAGATAAAGTACACGGTGTTGATATGGGTACTATGGTTGATTTGTTAACAGAAGATACATCAATCCCGAGTTTATTCTTTAACAACGATATTAAGTTCAATACACGTTTAGCAACTAAGATTCGAGAGAAAGGGGGGGCGTGTGTGACGGTGTGTAGCGATGATATTCGTAACAAGAAACACGACATTCACAAGCTATTAGATAGTGGTTTTATCAGTGATGTGGGTGCAGATGTAGTGATCGCGACTAAATGCATGAATGAAGGTGTAAACGTAATGGATGACGTACGTATCGTATCGACAGCATGTAGCCCGAGTGAGTTGGCTCAACAATTTGGACGTGCGAGAAACGAAGGTACACGGGTACTTTTATGTAGTAACGGGGGCAGACGAGTTTCAGTTGATTGGTGTTTAGAAAAGGCAAAAGAGTTGAATGATTGCTTTATATCAAATCGGAATGCTGGTGGAAGTACGTATGACATCGAAAAAATGCTAAATCCCTATATCAAATTCGGTGATATTAAAGATATCGAAGATAATGAATATCGGCGGTGTGTAATTGCTAATGCAGTGTATAGAAGTAGATACAAAAATACCTCCAATGCATTAGATGTTACTCGTAGCATGGAGGTATTCGGGTACAAACTAGAAGAGGCGTTCGAGTTTGATATTATAAAATCATTGAAGTTTAATTTTATCACAAAGCAAGAGCGTATTAAACTTATTCAACTATTCGATACGTTGTATTTAGATGAGTACAAATCCGAGTTGAAACAGAAATACGACATTTGCGATTTAGTGATCGAACGTGAGATATCGAGAATTAGACACATTGAATCTCTTATAATCAATTTACAGATTGGTAATAATACAGATGTAGCAAAGGTGTTCGAACGGTTAACTATTGATGATATTCAATTTCTATCTTCATTAACTACAGCACAGATAGACTATCTTAAGAGTGCTATCGATAACGACAAATGTACAGTTACACGAGAAGGGAAAACAAAGAGAGAATTGAGTTCTATGGCTTTATCGTTTTGGTCGATGGCTCAATTTAAGGGTGCAGAATTCTGGTGGGATAAACGTACAGATAGCGACAAGCTACAATTGATGAGTGAACGTAATTTCATCGAAGCTAATGGCGGTTGCGTTGAAAGATTACAAGAATTGAATGATTTGCTTTCAAGTGATTACGTGTTAAGTAGAAGCCAGTTTCGAGTTTATTGTTATCTCTTTGGGTGGGAGTTCGATTCAAAGAATTGCAATGGGTATTACAGAGGTAATGCAGATGCTTTCGTATGGGATGTAGGTGGTTTGAGCGCATCAGAACAGGTGAAGCTATCGAGACATAAGAAGGTTATTACGACTATCACAGGTATGGGTAATTTCTGCGAAGTTAACAGGGTTACTACACGTGATTTAGTAGCTATGAAGAAACGAGAGATAGTTGGCTTATTAGAACAGGTTAATTGGTAAATTACACTCTCATGCTAAAAATGTTAAGGGTGAACGTATTCATGGTTTATTTTACTATAGACATATGAGAACAAATACGTTCACTCTTAACACTTTTAAAGAAGCATTGGCATGGGATTGTAATTTCACAAGCACTTTATAGGCATTTGGAGTGGGAAGTGTAATTTCAAGAAGCATTTAGCATGGGAGTGTATGCGTGATCATGTTGATAAATATAGTTGAATCAATAAGCAACTATAAGAGTACACGTATGACATTTGAGCAATATTTATCGCAACAACGGATTCTAAAGAACGTTAACGAGCGAAGACCGCCAGCAAAAGAACCCATGACAGATGAACAGATACACAGTGTGTTAATGGAACGGTTTGGTTGCAGTAGGTTGCAGGCAGACATAATCATGAAGAAAGAATCATAAAAAAAGCCCGCATCATTAATTTGATTGCGGGCTTTTTTGTAGTTATCGAGAATCGTCAAATTCAGCAATGTATCGGTATAACGTGGGGTGGCTAATACCCCATTCATAGCATATCTCATCTATGTTCATGTTGCTATTGTGGTATTGATGTATCATCTTATCAATGCTGTTACGTGGCAACTTCTTTCGATTACGGCGTTTAGGTTTCTCTTCAATCATTATAAAATCAACTATTTTTAGTACATGAACATATTTATACATGTACATGTACTAACGCTTTGCATCCCATTCAATCATTCAATCATTTTGAAAAAAGATAACGGTAAATATAACGGTATCGCCCCATGAAGACCCATTTCATAAAAACATTTCAATAAACCCCGTTCGAAACGGGCTATTACCCCTATTGAAGACCGTTATTAAAAATTCTAGAAACAGATCCCGTTGTTTTAACGGGGTATTACCCCTATTGAAGACCCTTTTTCATAAAAGTTTTCGAATATCGTGTTAAATAACACAAAATAGCCATATCAGCATGATTATCTAATCGTATGACGTTTAACGACGTTGTAAGTTTAGTCTAAACGTTTAACGACGTTGTACGCTTAATCAATAGTAAAAAACGAACACGGGTTCGATTGCTTTAATTGGGTAAAATCACACGTCTAAACGTTGTAAGTTTAGTCTAAACGTTGAATACCTATGAATGATTACAAGCACAACGATTAACGACTATGCAATAGTTTTCATTAGTTTGTATGCTATGAGGATTTAGCAGATAGGTTAATGATTACATACAAACCCGTTGAACTTAGTTCCCAACGACCCATTTCATAAAATTCTTCCAGAATATCCCGTTATAACGGGGTTTAACGTGAACTAACGTAGTTATAACGTGAAAGGTAACGTGAGCTAACGTGAGAGCTAAATCAGTATTAAAGCAGTATTATAAGAGCACCCCTTTATAAGACTACTTGATTTTACACGATAATCAGTATTACATAGAGTATTGACTGACTTATATAATACTAGTATTATTGAGATCTAGGTTAAACAATACTAATGAGAATCACATGAAAATCATCTATGCCCGAGTAAGTACCCAAGAACAGAATATTGAGCAACAAGTTAAAGAGTTAGAATCACGACACGGTAAAGCAGATACAGTATTTGTTGATAAAGCATCGGGTAAAGATACTAATAGAGAACAACTTCAATATATGCTTTCTAGTCTTCGAAGTGGCGATGTTGTCATAGCGTACGATGTTTCACGTATTGGCAGGGATGTTAGTGATGTGCTTTCTATTGCTAAACAAATTGATGAAGCAGGCGCATCATTGGTGATTTCACAATTAGGTGGTGTAGATGTATGTAGCCCAAGTGGCAAAATCGTACTAGCAACATTAGGTGCAGTTGCAGAAATGGAAAGAAAGAACATGCTAGAAAAACAAGCTATTGGAATTGCACGTGCGAAAGAAGAAGGCAAGTATAAAGGTAAGCAGATTTCTGATGCGTCGTGGTCTGAGTTTAATAAAGTGAATGAGCTAATTGAACTTGGGATGTCTCAGTCTAAAGCTATTGCTACGGTTGGCATGAACAAGAGTAAGTTCTATAGACTCAAAAAATGCTAGTTGTTGAAAGCCAGTCCACCAGCATGTAGCCCATTTTCATTTGAGATGGGCTTTTTTGTGTGTATTGAAAATACATCATTCGAGTTGTAACTAATGATATGTTGCGGGTGCTAAATTGACCGTGATTTTACGGCTCGGAAATGAGAACTTAGAATTCATTATTGCGCTTCTAACGCGATCTTTTGACTCCTTTACACTCGTCTCCGCCAGCCCAACCAAATGGAATCCCGGCATGCCCGGACCTATATGAACCTCAACAGTAACCGGAGGTGCGGAGACGCCGATGCTTGCTCGGCTATGTACAATTGCCAGCCCCATACTTCACCAAAAATTAAGATACCTATATAGGGTTTAGACCACTCACCTAACAAGGGGCAGTGAAAAAAGAATGACTTTTCCCTTGTCATTACGCAATAATATGTGTTACCACTAGTAGCATACACACTGTACAACTATATTAACTTGGAAATGATGCAGCCTACTCTTCGATTACAATCTCTGGTCAGCCTGATTATCGTGGTGATTATTCACACCGCGCGAGGGCGAGTAAGCGCAAATTAATACAACAAGATTTATAAGCCCTCGCACTGAAAAGT from Vibrio rarus includes the following:
- a CDS encoding helix-turn-helix domain-containing protein — its product is MYMYKYVHVLKIVDFIMIEEKPKRRNRKKLPRNSIDKMIHQYHNSNMNIDEICYEWGISHPTLYRYIAEFDDSR
- a CDS encoding recombinase family protein, whose product is MKIIYARVSTQEQNIEQQVKELESRHGKADTVFVDKASGKDTNREQLQYMLSSLRSGDVVIAYDVSRIGRDVSDVLSIAKQIDEAGASLVISQLGGVDVCSPSGKIVLATLGAVAEMERKNMLEKQAIGIARAKEEGKYKGKQISDASWSEFNKVNELIELGMSQSKAIATVGMNKSKFYRLKKC